One window of Medicago truncatula cultivar Jemalong A17 chromosome 2, MtrunA17r5.0-ANR, whole genome shotgun sequence genomic DNA carries:
- the LOC25487664 gene encoding probable L-type lectin-domain containing receptor kinase VII.2 has protein sequence MSLLLILNITLLLLLSSVSSTEFVYNRNFNSTNINLNGNATIQNSILTLTNQTFFSIGRAFFPQKIPTKPIKNSSNFLPFATSFIFSITPCKNFPVAHGFAFIFSPSMVINGAQTGNYLGLFNRTSSGNDYNHVFAVEFDDYRNEEFNEVNDNHVGVDLNSIISNYSEPAEFWGGGKNGDELEKLKLSSGENYQVWIEFREFEINVTMAPAGKRKPNRPLISKPINFSRVFVDEMYVGFSGSTGRMVDTCRILAWSFSHSNFSIGDALNTKNLPTYVNPKKFIYKSKAFVISVIFGSLLVFGCCILVFFILLRKKKEEKEEEFEDWELEYWPHKISYKEICDATSGFSEENVIGIGTSGKVYKGVLKGGDEVAVKRFNHDTQHGMRGFLAEISSLGRLKHRNLLGFKGWSKEKRGKLILVFDYMENESLDKRIFECEETKLLNWEERIRVLENVASGILYLHEGWDFEVLHRDIKASNVLLGKDMNARIGDFGLARLQHQERVADTTSVIGTLGYMAPELVKVGKPSTATDVYSFGILVLEVVCGRRPIVTDEPPLVELVFSLMEKGELSSAIDERLKGQMECKYNTVVAERLLHLGLLCASVDPGVRPTMRQVVKALEGVKCTECNEECVHVSLIGKINLAASWSKNSYDSARLNSPTLADILPFKYFSGDCLSVSYASMEPLSDSLSEGR, from the coding sequence caatCCTCACTCTCACAAACCAAACATTTTTCTCAATTGGTCGTGcttttttccctcaaaaaataccaacaaaaccaatcaaaaactcttcaaattttcttccatttgcaacttctttcatattttCCATCACTCCTTGCAAGAATTTCCCAGTTGCACATGGCTTTGCCTTCATTTTCTCACCATCAATGGTGATCAATGGTGCACAAACAGGAAACTATCTTGGACTGTTTAATAGAACCTCTTCAGGTAATGATTATAATCATGTCTTTGCAGTTGAGTTTGATGATTATAGGAATGAAGAGTTTAATGAAGTTAATGATAATCATGTTGGTGTTGATTTGAATTCTATTATTTCTAATTATTCTGAACCTGCTGAGTTTTGGGGTGGTGGAAAAAATGGTGATGAATTGGAAAAGTTGAAACTGTCTAGTGGTGAAAATTATCAAGTTTGGATTGAGTTTAGGGAGtttgaaattaatgttactaTGGCTCCGGCGGGGAAAAGAAAACCTAATAGGCCTTTGATTAGCAAGCCTATTAATTTTTCTAGGGTTTTTGTGGATGAAATGTATGTTGGATTTTCGGGATCGACTGGGAGAATGGTTGATACTTGTAGAATTTTAGCTTGGAGTTTTAGTCATTCGAATTTTTCGATTGGTGATGCTTTGAATACTAAAAATTTGCCTACATATGTGAATCCAAAGAAATTCATATATAAATCTAAGGCTTTTGTTATAAGTGTGATTTTTGGTTCACTTTTAGTCTTTGGTTGTtgcattttggtttttttcattttgttgagaaaaaagaaggaagagaaagaggaagaatTTGAAGATTGGGAATTGGAGTATTGGCCACATAAGATTAGCTATAAGGAGATTTGTGATGCAACAAGTGGATTTTCTGAAGAGAATGTGATAGGAATTGGAACAAGTGGGAAAGTATACAAAGGAGTTTTGAAAGGAGGAGACGAAGTTGCGGTGAAGAGATTCAATCATGATACTCAGCATGGAATGAGAGGCTTTCTAGCTGAGATTTCAAGCTTAGGAAGACTGAAACACAGAAACTTGTTGGGTTTCAAAGGTTGGAGTAAAGAAAAACGAGGGAAATTAATACTGGTTTTTGATTACATGGAGAATGAGAGTTTAGATAAAAGAATCTTTGAATGTGAAGAGACGAAGTTGCTTAATTGGGAAGAAAGAATAAGAGTCCTAGAAAATGTAGCTAGTGGAATTTTATATCTACATGAAGGTTGGGATTTTGAGGTTTTGCATAGAGATATTAAAGCAAGTAATGTGCTACTTGGCAAAGATATGAATGCAAGAATTGGTGATTTTGGTCTTGCAAGGTTGCAGCATCAAGAACGAGTAGCTGACACAACGAGTGTGATAGGTACTTTAGGGTACATGGCACCAGAACTAGTTAAAGTTGGTAAACCATCAACTGCAACTGATGTTTATAGTTTCGGAATATTGGTTTTAGAAGTTGTTTGTGGTAGAAGGCCTATTGTAACGGATGAACCACCATTGGTTGAATTGGTATTTTCTCTTATGGAGAAAGGTGAATTGAGTAGCGCAATTGATGAACGTTTGAAGGGTCAAATGGAGTGTAAATATAACACAGTCGTAGCTGAGAGATTGCTTCATTTGGGTTTGTTATGTGCTAGTGTAGACCCTGGTGTTAGACCTACAATGAGACAGGTTGTGAAAGCTTTGGAGGGTGTAAAATGCACTGAGTGTAATGAAGAGTGTGTTCATGTGAGTCTTATTGGAAAAATAAACTTAGCAGCATCATGGTCTAAGAATTCTTATGATTCGGCACGTTTAAACTCTCCTACCCTTGCTGATATTTTgccattcaaatatttttctggAGATTGTTTAAGTGTGTCTTATGCGAGTATGGAGCCATTGTCTGATTCTCTCTCAGAAGGAAGGTGA
- the LOC112419283 gene encoding probable L-type lectin-domain containing receptor kinase VII.2 → MNNNVMLQAFNQFQFSKSFCHINPLTMPQLKLLITLLHTVTIIICCVSTTEFVYNTNFNSTNIILYGNATIQTSILTLTNGSFFSIGRAFYPKKIPIKPPNSSTILPFATSFIFSVAPIKNSIAGHAFSFLFTSSRDVNGTTSAEYMGLFNLTNEGNPNNHVLAVEFDIAKNVEEFNDINDNHVGVDINSLTSLTSHEAGYWGGKYDNEFKVLKIKSGENYQVWIEFMHSQLNVTMALAGQKRPHVPLISTNVDLSGVLMDETYVGFCASTGRLIDSSKILAWSFSNTNFSIGDALVTDNLPSFVPHKGWFSGAKAIAVGVTTVVCVLIIGFGCVVFFIRYIRQKGEEEIEEWELEYWPHRISFQEIHAATRGFSEENVVAVGGNGKVYKGILQGVEVAVKRIPQEREDGMRVFLAEVSSIGRMKHRNLVGLRGWCKKDKGNLILVYDFMNNGSLDKWIFECEKGKMLTWEERIQVLKSVAAGILYLHEGWEVKVLHRDIKANNVLLDKDMNARLGDFGLALMHEHHGQVANTTKVLGTLGYIAPEVIRTGKASTMSDVFGFGILVLEVICGRRPIEEHKPGLIEWVESLMVLDQLDNAVDERLETEGGYSIEEAVRWLHLGLLCTSSDPNVRPMMRQVLKMLGGEIDNIECDGENMETSLLRRIQSAATWSRTDPCRGHPTFEEIRMISYNSKTSSDIIWEGR, encoded by the coding sequence ATGAATAATAATGTTATGCTTCAAGCCTTCAACCAATTTCAATTTAGCAAAAGTTTCTGTCATATTAATCCATTGACAATGCCTCAACTTAAGCTCCTTATCACTCTTCTTCACACTGTAACCATAATTATATGTTGTGTTTCCACTACTGAATTTGTCTATAATACAAACTTCAACTCCACAAACATCATCCTATATGGAAATGCCACCATTCAGACCTCTATTCTCACTCTCACTAATGGTAGTTTCTTCTCCATAGGCCGTGCTTTTTACCCTAAAAAAATACCTATCAAACCACCCAACTCTTCCACCATTCTCCCCTTTGCAACCTCCTTCATTTTCTCTGTTGCCCCCATCAAAAACTCTATTGCAGGACATGCCTTCTCCTTCCTATTCACATCTTCAAGAGATGTAAATGGCACAACATCAGCTGAGTATATGGGCCTCttcaatctcaccaatgaaggTAATCCTAACAACCATGTTCTTGCAGTTGAATTCGATATAGCTAAAAACGTAGAAGAGTTCAACGATATAAATGACAATCATGTTGGTGTTGACATAAACTCACTTACATCCTTAACTTCACATGAGGCTGGCTACTGGGGTGGAAAATATGACAATGAATTTAAGGTGTTGAAGATAAAAAGCGGAGAAAATTATCAAGTATGGATCGAGTTTATGCACTCCCAGCTAAATGTTACAATGGCTCTGGCAGGACAAAAGAGGCCCCATGTTCCTCTCATCAGTACAAATGTTGATCTTTCCGGGGTTCTTATGGATGAAACATATGTTGGATTCTGCGCATCCACAGGGCGATTAATAGACAGTAGTAAGATTCTTGCTTGGAGCTTTAGTAACACAAATTTTTCAATTGGTGATGCTTTAGTGACAGATAACTTACCTTCATTTGTCCCTCATAAGGGATGGTTTTCTGGAGCAAAAGCTATAGCTGTAGGAGTCACTACTGTTGTCTGTGTGTTAATCATCGGTTTTGGTTGTGTAGTGTTTTTCATCCGATATATAAGACAAAAGGGAGAGGAAGAAATTGAAGAGTGGGAACTAGAGTACTGGCCACATAGAATTAGTTTCCAAGAGATTCACGCAGCAACAAGAGGGTTCTCTGAAGAGAATGTGGTAGCTGTAGGAGGTAATGGAAAGGTATATAAAGGGATTTTGCAAGGAGTTGAAGTTGCGGTCAAGAGAATCCCTCAAGAAAGAGAAGACGGAATGAGAGTGTTTTTGGCAGAGGTTTCAAGCATAGGAAGAATGAAACACAGAAATTTAGTAGGGTTGAGAGGTTGGtgcaaaaaagataaaggaaactTGATTCTAGTGTACGACTTCATGAATAATGGAAGTTTGGACAAATGGATATTTGAGTGTGAAAAAGGAAAGATGCTAACATGGGAAGAGAGGATTCAAGTTTTGAAAAGCGTAGCCGCGGGGATTCTTTACCTGCATGAAGGTTGGGAAGTTAAGGTCTTGCATAGGGATATCAAAGCAAACAATGTTCTACTTGACAAGGACATGAATGCTAGATTGGGGGATTTTGGTTTGGCTCTTATGCATGAGCATCATGGACAAGTTGCCAACACAACAAAAGTATTAGGGACATTAGGATACATTGCTCCGGAAGTGATTCGAACAGGAAAAGCATCGACTATGTCTGATGTGTTTGGCTTTGGAATATTGGTGTTGGAAGTAATCTGCGGGCGAAGACCTATTGAAGAACATAAGCCAGGGCTAATTGAATGGGTGGAGTCTCTAATGGTGCTTGATCAATTGGACAATGCTGTTGATGAAAGGTTGGAGACGGAAGGAGGATACTCCATCGAAGAAGCTGTGAGATGGCTTCATTTGGGTTTGTTGTGTACAAGTTCAGACCCTAACGTTAGACCAATGATGAGGCAGGTTCTGAAAATGTTGGGGGGAGAAATTGACAACATTGAGTGTGATGGTGAAAATATGGAGACAAGTTTGCTTAGAAGAATACAATCAGCTGCAACATGGTCTAGAACTGATCCGTGCAGAGGTCATCCTACCTTTGAAGAAATTAGAATGATCAGTTATAATTCAAAGACCTCAAGTGATATCATTTGGGAAGGTAGATAA
- the LOC25487663 gene encoding probable serine/threonine-protein kinase At1g54610, giving the protein MGCINSKTSAVDDSKVGLTKDLASSSKRNFVKNVSRSDTKKRVDGVLEKDKLLDGIGSMKVSLIEKEADNGPVRLYDDHNEKKTRKMEKPELAAVVDNPSLGGRVPKALEGEQVAAGWPTWLSSVAGEAINGWLPRSASTFEKYDKIGQGTYSTVFKARDLISQKVVALKRVRFDNLDHESVKFMAREIIFLRRLDHPNVIKLEGLITSKNSRSLYLVFEYMEHDLTGLVSAPGIKFSEPQIKCYMKQLLSGLDHCHSRGILHRDIKGSNLLIDNKGILKIADFGLANFFDPNRSAPLTSRVVTLWYRPPELLLGSSNYGVAVDMWSTGCILGELYCGRPILPGKTEVEQLHRIFKLCGSPSVDYWRKLRLPHSTAFRPPHHYRNCVKDTFKEVPSAAVRLMETLLSLDPRLRGTAATALKNEFFSAEPVACDPSTLPKYPPTKEIDAKMREESTRKEGALGGKEQKVGSRVRQEKEPQSFVLPKANAVSHISMQQGQHFPNMTSRNESFNPHREPASGFMVLPHKQSEDVKETANYFSGPLYPRSSHSGLLVPGSGRHKIGKEASERPLPVSTKANLSKPSRTSFSGNQKENPAPWRPQDTIQVQKSFGLSSGSESRKRHDKKRHSKIADLSQTENGKDGNVSSGNNLYMSGPLLVSSNNMDQMLKERDKKLQEYSRRARIK; this is encoded by the exons ATGGGTTGCATAAATTCCAAGACTTCAGCTGTGGATGACAGTAAGGTAGGTTTGACAAAGGATTTGGCGTCATCTAGCAAAAGGAATTTTGTGAAGAATGTTTCGAGATCGGATACGAAGAAAAGGGTTGATGGAGTTTTGGAGAAAGATAAGTTATTGGATGGTATTGGCAGTATGAAAGTTTCATTGATTGAGAAGGAAGCGGATAATGGGCCGGTGAGGTTGTATGATGATCATAATGAGAAGAAAACAAGGAAAATGGAGAAACCTGAATTGGCTGCTGTTGTTGATAATCCGAGTCTTGGAGGAAGGGTTCCAAAGGCTTTAGAAGGCGAGCAAGTTGCAGCAGGATGGCCAACTTGGCTTTCTTCTGTTGCTGGTGAAGCTATCAATGGGTGGTTGCCGCGGAGTGCAAGTACTTTTGAGAAGTATGATAAA ATTGGCCAAGGAACTTACAGCACTGTTTTTAAGGCACGTGATTTGATTAGCCAAAAGGTGGTTGCCTTGAAGCGGGTGCGTTTTGATAATCTTGATCATGAGAGTGTCAAGTTCATGGCAAGGGAAATCATTTTTCTGCGTAGGCTTGACCATCCAAATGTAATAAAGTTGGAGGGATTGATAACATCGAAGAATTCTCGCAGCTTGTACCTTGTTTTTGAATACATGGAACATGATCTTACAGGACTTGTATCAGCACCTGGTATCAAATTTTCTGAACCACAG ATTAAATGCTACATGAAGCAGCTTCTTAGTGGATTGGATCATTGCCATAGTCGTGGTATCCTCCACCGTGATATAAAGGGCTCAAATCTTCTCATTGACAATAAGGGCATTTTAAAGATTGCAGATTTCGGTTTGGCAAATTTTTTTGACCCCAATCGAAGTGCTCCATTGACCAGCCGCGTAGTAACTTTATGGTATAGACCACCAGAACTTTTACTTGGATCATCAAATTATGGAGTTGCAGTGGATATGTGGAGCACTGGTTGCATACTCGGCGAACTCTACTGCGGCAGGCCTATATTGCCTGGAAAAACAGAG GTTGAGCAATTGCATAGGATTTTTAAACTTTGTGGATCACCATCTGTAGACTATTGGCGTAAACTGCGGCTGCCCCATTCTACAGCGTTCAGGCCTCCACACCATTATAGGAATTGTGTTAAAGATACATTTAAAGAAGTTCCATCTGCTGCTGTAAGGCTTATGGAGACCCTACTCTCTTTAGATCCTAGACTTCGAGGAACCGCAGCTACAGCTCTGAAGAACGAG TTCTTTTCAGCGGAACCCGTTGCTTGTGATCCATCAACTTTGCCAAAATATCCTCCCACCAAAGAGATTGACGCTAAAATGCGGGAAGAATCGACAAGAAA GGAAGGAGCTCTTGGGGGGAAGGAACAAAAAGTTGGGTCACGAGTTAGACAAGAGAAAGAACCTCAGTCATTTGTCTTACCCAAAGCCAATGCTGTATCTCACATATCAATGCAG CAAGGGCAGCACTTTCCAAACATGACAAGCCGGAATGAATCATTCAACCCTCACAGAGAGCCTGCATCTGGATTTATGGTTTTGCCACACAAACAGTCGGAAGATGTTAAAGAAACGGCTAATTATTTCTCTGGGCCTCTTTATCCGAGGTCTTCACATTCAGGTTTACTGGTTCCAGGTTCCGGCCGGCACAAAATTGGAAAAGAAGCCAGTGAGCGGCCGCTTCCTGTTTCAACTAAAGCCAACCTATCGAAACCATCTAGGACTTCGTTCTCCggaaaccaaaaagaaaatccAGCTCCTTGGAGGCCCCAAGATACAATTCAAGTACAAAAGTCTTTTGGGTTGAGTAGTGGATCAGAGTCAAGAAAGCGGCATGATAAAAAACGCCATTCAAAGATAGCCGATCTCAGCCAAACAGAAAATGGAAAG GATGGGAATGTATCCAGTGGAAACAATCTATATATGTCTGGTCCATTACTGGTTTCGTCAAACAATATGGATCAGATGCTCAAAGAGCGTGATAAGAAGTTGCAAGAATATTCAAGACGAGCCAGAATTAAATAG